One window of Leguminivora glycinivorella isolate SPB_JAAS2020 chromosome 9, LegGlyc_1.1, whole genome shotgun sequence genomic DNA carries:
- the LOC125229353 gene encoding uncharacterized protein LOC125229353, whose translation MDMPEVKAFNAELSGLYDNKPPISKAKMSAITRGAIKAIKFYKHVVHSVEKFIQKCKPEYKVPGLYVIDSIVRQSRHQFGQDKDVFAPRFAKNMQQTFANLFRCPPENKGNIIRVLNLWQKNNVFGPDVIQPLMDMADPNHPLHQEIQQQQNNTANGSSLTLNTSHNTDKKISPVPAPLHTPPDHSPMGDSFQDQPSGNQGVKFNRKLLSNDFEYESDDDGGHDTHAAHSTHTHASHTQPQQTAETLPLGSILTNPEIMRQLQSLQAQMQLMTGMQIPNLMPMMTDMQLQQNQNQQFLSKEQQKQNESKDDMVESDIEFVETGPQVIEIPDANDSRDRDRNKDRDKSHKEREADKEKQREREKKGLPPIKKENLSVCSTTLWVGHLSKLATQEELSDLFGAIGGVVSIDVVAPRGCAFVVMERRRDAHKALTTLNKHKLHSKEIAVAWAPGKGVKGREWKDYWEAELGVSYLPWNALHARWVLGALSLDALEDGGAVDEETLPPWLPPRILPKTLMDGMVGMMPMGIPGAPGIPPMPNAMPNAMPNPLQNAMPNAMQNAMPNAMQNAMPNAMQNSMPNAMQNAMPGAMPGMSALQLPPPGMGPGLPPGMPPGMPPGLRPPNMPTQVPGMQPETGMPPTSALLRFPGMPPQPIQSMPQPGMAALPGFLGGLLAVGGLVGGVGGVPLHHAPPHQQMQQRVSEVTRTDDAMDLDTEDHNEEVPSEQPPPLSDQLQALLSKPPPGFNSSEPPPTFNLSEPPPTAPGADDKPDDKRDRDRRDRERRDRGDRDRRDRDRGNRDRERGGRDRDRERGDRDRDRDRDRGGRDRRDRDRDRDRDNRGDRFNAPRDNNNRERSRSKSPREGAGGEKSLQERLWEMANGKRDEFPQPQQQDNMVKPNLNNLTHFKINFQLPSNDKLIMTKLQQQQTCFENIKALCVNYKKDSAGRKTRDYLTKRITSLDALWGDFENQHGVLEKEIEDKNINYFQEDIYTKTKAMYDVTKADMLNLMQKLTDAKSTVRFDLTDFLEDMESGSDSVIQLLNKQECNFKAIDRAMSKINVGVNSEKWELEDNLNILKSKWTEIDKQHWEIDGLLKGSHETYYQIFTDIENRYDSMRKELNSKIWSTLHYQKSAPRISIPEFSGNYNQWISFKDLFIETVHNNPTINKAQKMQHLKTKLRGEAERLVQHLTINADNYKSCWDILNQRYDNRRLQFISFMNTMLNLPNIQQPDGHNLKKMHDVITECLSGLNNIGLDTTTWDPIIVHLMTLKLDTTTHSDYVRDLQDHREVPVLHDFLFFLESKFMAYETMKSSKKDINSQQKPAPIKTFNKDHQAKKTNYNNFNYFKNNSKTYHATYASDGTYITLRALLDQGSQLNIITENATQLLKLPRKKLNGTITGIGTLSCKGEAELTCKSLQSDYTFQTKAFIVRKITRNLPNSTFEKGNWTHLQNLELADADFNVSRPIDLLLGAHVYADALMDGVIRGGRLAPIAQQTRLGWIISGELATNGPLSCHVTLINLEELAKFWETEDITQSEENTSLNDQCEAYYQQTVQRGSDGKYIVKLPLSADYEKKLGNSKQIAVSQFLQLERKLQRQPKLAAMYREFMKEYADLEHMKPSASTSSQDCYLPHHGVLRENAISTKLRVVFNASQKTSSGYSLNSLQEKGPNLQGDIQALILKWRAYKYAFCADVQMMYRCIWISEDQQHLQKIIWRNSPSEALQEYQLCTVTYGQKCAGW comes from the exons ATGGATATGCCAGAAGTGAAGGCGTTCAACGCGGAG TTATCCGGGTTGTACGACAACAAGCCTCCGATCTCGAAGGCGAAGATGAGTGCTATCACACGGGGTGCTATTAAGGCTATAAAGTTCTACAAGCACGTCGTACATAGTGTTGAAAAGTTCATTCAAAAGTGCAAGCCAGAGTATAAAGTGCCTGGTTTATACGTGATAGATTCGATAGTACGGCAGTCGCGACACCAATTCGGGCAGGATAAGGATGTGTTCGCGCCGCGGTTCGCTAAGAACATGCAGCAGACCTTTGCGAACCTGTTCAGATGCCCTCCTGAAAATAAG GGTAACATCATCCGAGTGCTGAATCTCTGGCAGAAGAACAATGTGTTTGGTCCGGATGTGATTCAGCCGCTGATGGATATGGCGGATCCTAACCACCCGTTGCATCAGGAGATTCAGCAGCAACAGAACAACACTGCTAATG GGAGCAGTCTTACCCTGAACACCAGCCACAACACGGACAAGAAGATATCCCCCGTGCCTGCCCCCCTGCACACTCCTCCAGACCACTCTCCTATGGGTGACTCA TTCCAGGACCAACCCTCCGGCAACCAAGGCGTCAAGTTCAACCGCAAACTCCTCTCCAATGACTTCGAATACGAGAGTGATGACGACGGTGGACACGACACGCACGCGGCGCACTCCACACATACGCATGCTTCGCATACTCAGCCGCAGCAGACTGCTGAGACGTTACCGTTGGGAAG TATACTGACGAATCCGGAAATAATGCGGCAGCTGCAGAGCCTTCAGGCGCAAATGCAACTCATGACTGGAATGCAGATACCT AATTTAATGCCAATGATGACAGACATGCAACTACAGCAGAATCAAAACCAACAATTTTTG AGCAAAGAACAACAGAAACAGAATGAGTCCAAAGATGATATGGTGGAGTCAGACATCGAATTTGTAGAGACAGGGCCGCAGGTTATAGAAATACCAGACGCTAATGATTCCAG AGACCGGGATAGAAATAAGGATAGAGATAAGAGTCACAAAGAAAGAGAAGCTGACAAGGAAAAACAAAGAGAACGGGAAAAGAAAGGGTTACCACCAATCAAAAAGGAGAATCTGAGTG TGTGCAGCACAACACTATGGGTGGGCCATCTATCCAAGCTCGCCACGCAAGAAGAGCTTTCCGACTTGTTTGGCGCCATCGGCGGTGTAGTGTCCATTGATGTAGTCGCCCCTCGTGGCTGCGCTTTCGTGGTGATGGAGAGGCGGCGCGACGCACACAAGGCGCTAACTACGCTGAACAAACACAAGCTGCATTCGAAGGAAATTGCC GTGGCCTGGGCGCCGGGCAAAGGCGTGAAGGGCCGCGAATGGAAGGATTACTGGGAAGCAGAGCTAGGAGTCTCTTACTTGCCCTGGAACGCACTACATGCGCGTTGGGTGCTCGGAGCCCTATCTCTAGACGCGTTGGAAGATGGAGGCGCTGTTGATGAGGAGACGTTACCACCGTGGCTACCTCCTAGG ATCCTCCCCAAGACCCTAATGGACGGTATGGTGGGGATGATGCCCATGGGCATCCCCGGCGCGCCCGGCATACCCCCCATGCCCAACGCCATGCCCAACGCTATGCCCAACCCGTTACAGAACGCAATGCCCAACGCAATGCAAAATGCGATGCCTAACGCGATGCAAAACGCCATGCCTAACGCGATGCAGAATTCGATGCCTAATGCTATGCAGAATGCGATGCCTGGGGCAATGCCAGGGATGTCGGCGTTGCAGTTACCGCCGCCCGG GATGGGCCCGGGTCTTCCTCCTGGTATGCCGCCGGGGATGCCTCCCGGCTTGCGGCCACCGAACATGCCTACGCAAGTACCCG GTATGCAGCCTGAAACAGGTATGCCGCCGACCAGCGCCTTGCTGAGGTTCCCGGGAATGCCACCACAGCCCATACAGTCCATGCCTCAACCAG GTATGGCGGCGTTACCCGGCTTCTTAGGAGGACTGCTGGCCGTGGGAGGCCTCGTGGGAGGCGTGGGCGGCGTGCCGCTGCACCACGCGCCCCCGCATCAGCAAATGCAG CAAAGGGTGTCAGAGGTGACGAGGACAGACGATGCCATGGACCTGGATACAGAGGACCATAATGAGGAAGTGCCCAGTGAACAACCCCCGCCACTATCGGATCAG CTCCAAGCGCTCCTCTCGAAACCGCCGCCCGGCTTCAACTCCTCCGAACCTCCCCCCACCTTCAACCTGTCCGAGCCGCCCCCCACCGCGCCCGGCGCCGACGACAAGCCCGACGACAAGCGCGACCGCGACCGCAGGGACCGCGAGCGCCGGGACCGCGGCGACCGGGACCGCAGGGATCGCGACCGCGGGAATAGAGACAGGGAGAGAGGAGGACGGGATCGCGATAG GGAGCGAGGCGATCGTGACCGGGACCGCGACCGTGACCGCGGCGGGCGTGACCGGCGCGACCGGGACCGCGATCGTGACCGCGACAACCGCGGGGACCGGTTTAACGCGCCGAGGGATAACAATAACAG GGAACGAAGCCGATCAAAATCCCCGCGCGAAGGGGCAGGAGGGGAGAAGTCTCTACAGGAACGGTTGTGGGAGATGGCCAACGGCAAGCGAGACGAGTTCCCTCAGCCTCAACAACAGGACAATATGG TCAAGCCTAACTTGAACAACTTAACTCACTTCAAGATCAACTTTCAACTTCCTTCTAACGACAAACTCATCATGACTAAACTTCAACAACAGCAAACCTGCTTTGAGAACATCAAGGCATTGTGTGTCAACTACAAAAAGGATTCGGCAGGCAGGAAAACTCGTGACTACTTAACCAAGCGGATAACTTCTCTCGACGCCTTATGGGGTGACTTCGAGAACCAACATGGGGTCCTTGAAAAGGAAATCGAGGACAAGAACATTAACTACTTCCAGGAAGATATTTACACGAAAACTAAAGCTATGTATGACGTCACTAAGGCGGACATGCTGAACTTGATGCAAAAACTAACTGACGCGAAGAGCACAGTCAGATTTGATCttacagattttttggaagACATGGAATCTGGTTCGGACAGCGTCATTCAACTTCTTAACAAACAAGAATGCAACTTCAAGGCAATTGATCGAGCgatgtcaaaaataaatgtCGGCGTAAACAGCGAAAAGTGGGAACTAGAGGACAATCTTAACATTCTGAAGTCAAAATGGACGGAAATCGACAAGCAACACTGGGAAATAGACGGCTTGCTCAAGGGTTCTCACGAAACTTACTACCAAATATTCACCGACATAGAAAATAGATACGATTCTATGCGCAAGGAACTCAACAGCAAGATATGGTCAACCTTACACTATCAGAAATCGGCGCCGCGCATCTCAATACCCGAATTCTCAGGAAATTATAACCAATGGATTTCTTTCAAAGATCTTTTCATAGAAACCGTCCACAATAACCCAACTATCAACAAGGCGCAAAAAATGCAGCATCTGAAAACTAAGCTTCGCGGAGAAGCGGAAAGATTGGTCCAGCATCTGACAATAAATGCCGACAACTATAAATCATGCTGGGATATCTTAAACCAGCGTTACGATAACCGACGTCttcaatttatttcatttatgaaCACCATGCTGAATTTACCTAACATTCAGCAGCCGGACGGCCACAATCTGAAGAAAATGCATGACGTCATAACTGAATGTCTGAGTGGACTAAACAATATTGGCTTGGATACTACGACCTGGGATCCTATTATTGTTCATTTAATGACTTTGAAACTAGACACCACCACCCACAGCGACTACGTACGGGACCTTCAAGATCACAGGGAAGTTCCAGTCTTACACgactttcttttctttttggaAAGCAAATTCATGGCTTACGAAACCATGAAAAGCTCCAAAAAGGATATAAACTCGCAGCAGAAGCCAGCACCCATCAAAACTTTCAACAAGGATCATCAGGCCAAGAAAACTAACTACAATAACTTCAACTATTTCAAGAATAATTCCAAGACATATCACGCGACCTACG CTAGCGATGGAACATACATTACGCTCCGCGCGCTACTAGACCAGGGGTCACAACTTAACATTATAACTGAAAATGCCACGCAACTACTGAAGCTACCCAGGAAGAAACTCAACGGAACTATAACTGGAATCGGAACTTTAAGCTGCAAAGGGGAGGCAGAGCTTACCTGCAAGTCCTTGCAATCCGATTATACATTCCAAACTAAAGCATTCATTGTTAGAAAAATAACTAGGAACCTTCCCAACTCCACATTCGAGAAAGGGAACTGGACGCACCTACAAAACTTGGAACTAGCGGATGCTGACTTCAACGTGTCGCGCCCTATAGACCTCTTGCTAGGGGCGCACGTTTACGCTGACGCTCTTATGGATGGCGTAATTAGGGGTGGAAGATTGGCTCCGATTGCCCAACAGACCCGTCTAGGATGGATTATTAGCGGGGAACTCGCAACGAATGGCCCACTTAGCTGCCATGTAACTTTAATTAACCTGGAGGAACTTGCCAAGTTTTGGGAAACCGAAGACATCACCCAAAGCGAGGAGAATACGTCTCTTAACGACCAGTGCGAAGCTTACTACCAGCAAACTGTCCAGCGAGGCTCCGATGGGAAATACATTGTGAAATTGCCATTGAGCGCGGACTACGAAAAAAAACTGGGCAATTCTAAACAAATTGCGGTCTCTCAGTTTTTACAACTGGAACGCAAACTACAAAGACAACCTAAACTGGCCGCAATGTACAGGGAATTCATGAAGGAATATGCCGATTTAGAACACATGAAACCTTCGGCCTCAACTTCATCCCAGGACTGCTACCTCCCGCATCATGGGGTGCTAAGGGAAAATGCCATCAGTACGAAGCTAAGGGTTGTTTTTAATGCGTCTCAAAAAACAAGCTCCGGTTACAGCCTAAACAGCCTGCAAGAAAAGGGCCCTAACCTACAAGGGGACATCCAAGCATTGATTCTGAAGTGGAGAGCCTACAAATATGCCTTCTGTGCTGATGTTCAAATGATGTACAGATGCATTTGGATCTCTGAAGACCAGCAGCATCTCCAGAAGATAATATGGCGAAACTCGCCCTCTGAAGCCCTTCAGGAATACCAGCTTTGCACAGTAACCTACGGCCAAAAATGTGCAGGATG GTGA
- the LOC125229603 gene encoding protein FRG1 homolog, producing the protein MADEYAAVKRGKLILKGDKPKAKKRKHKKNKDKSDSSKVDEDSIKHGGWWKVEKIEDVVGSISIEFGNNAYISALDNGLFTVGAPHGDGEGPAPEEIFTAFPAGETKFALKSGYGKYLGVSKEGVVIGRSDAVGPMEQWEPVWQESKTAILSALNKFMCVSPEDDSVVAWNAAAGETEFCSIRSNKAKEVNTVVLPDEEQGNLNEVEVNYVRKFQKFQDKKLKLNDGSVSELKRAKAEGTLHETLLDRRSKMKADRYCK; encoded by the exons ATGGCGGACGAATATGCTGCAGTAAAAAGAggaaaacttattttaaaaggCGACAAACCAAA AGCCAAGAAGCGTAAACACAAGAAGAATAAAGACAAATCAGACAGTTCTAAAGTAGACGAAGATTCTATTAAGCACGGGGGATGGTGGAAAGTGGAGAAAATCGAAGATGTAGTTGGTTCTATATCAATTGAGTTTGGAAATAATGCTTACATTTCGGCACTTGATAACGGCTTGTTTACTGTTGGAGCGCCTCACGGGGATGGCGAAGGGCCGGCTCCAGAAGAGATATTCACAGCTTTTCCAGCCGGAGAGACAAAGTTTGCTCTGAAGTCTGGATATGGGAAATATCTTGGAGTGTCGAAGGAGGGAGTGGTCATTGGTAGGTCTGACGCTGTGGGACCGATGGAGCAATGGGAGCCAGTGTGGCAAGAAA GCAAAACAGCAATCCTCAGCGCCCTAAACAAATTCATGTGCGTAAGCCCGGAGGATGATTCCGTTGTGGCTTGGAATGCAGCTGCAGGGGAGACGGAGTTCTGCAGCATACGCAGCAATAAGGCCAAGGAGGTGAACACCGTGGTGCTGCCTGATGAGGAACAGGGGAACCTCAATGAGGTTGAGGTTAACTATGT GAGAAAATTCCAGAAATTCCAAGATAAAAAACTCAAACTGAATGATGGGTCAGTTTCCGAGCTGAAAAGAGCTAAAGCTGAGGGCACATTACACGAGACACTGCTAGACAGACGAAGCAAAATGAAAGCAGACAGATATTGTAAATGA